From one uncultured Methanoregula sp. genomic stretch:
- a CDS encoding zinc finger domain-containing protein — protein sequence MSDKKCTSCNAPLAEEGATEFGCPACGVEINRCYRCREQSIPYICPKCGFGGP from the coding sequence ATGTCTGATAAGAAATGTACATCCTGCAACGCTCCGCTTGCAGAAGAGGGTGCAACGGAATTCGGTTGCCCCGCGTGCGGTGTTGAGATCAACCGGTGCTACCGGTGCCGGGAACAGAGCATTCCCTACATCTGCCCAAAATGCGGATTCGGGGGACCGTAA